The Sulfurospirillum tamanense genome includes a region encoding these proteins:
- the csx20 gene encoding CRISPR-associated protein Csx20, translating to MRQFFILLNHLLLPEQEREAKEKWGATSFVNLSDQMWKSIPSGAESVLSYVEKYQQALEEQGKKGDLLLVQGDFGATYALVRFALKRGIVPLYATTARHSREVIENGQVKIERIFSHGRFRKYEETT from the coding sequence GTGCGACAATTTTTTATCTTACTCAATCACCTTTTATTGCCAGAGCAAGAAAGAGAAGCCAAGGAGAAGTGGGGCGCTACGTCCTTTGTGAATCTTTCTGACCAGATGTGGAAAAGCATACCCTCGGGTGCTGAGTCTGTTTTGTCTTATGTGGAAAAGTATCAACAGGCCCTTGAGGAGCAGGGAAAAAAGGGCGACCTTCTGCTTGTTCAAGGTGATTTTGGAGCAACCTATGCTCTTGTGCGATTTGCCCTAAAGCGAGGAATAGTGCCGTTGTACGCAACTACCGCGCGCCACTCTAGGGAGGTGATAGAGAATGGGCAGGTGAAGATTGAACGCATTTTCTCCCATGGACGTTTTAGAAAATACGAGGAGACAACATGA
- a CDS encoding helix-turn-helix transcriptional regulator produces the protein MSSPASTKVGHLFRLFKKLYDGEELYPQKDGLAKELDVDVRTLRRYLNEIHTLYGEVILVEKKRMLREGRLVGVYRRIKEKEDLPKVVKFLMEESNELSWILPLILENDPSLLREEKKAVREKVEKMVAQDKELFLFRSNPFENVGDPVLNNCFTKLKTAVKEREYRKIIYMYSQEEVLENAKCLKLIFSENNWYVAVETEQEELRMLRVAFIKEVQYAQKRNAYPLHILHKYHGFFETIQNPFTLHGVARKTAILKATPGIARYFKEGMKQFFVSQQFIQEHGDGSVEFRVDYTQDMEILPFIRRWLPDIVVLEPSGLKKALVENLQAALRAHKE, from the coding sequence ATGAGTAGTCCTGCGAGTACAAAAGTCGGCCATCTGTTTAGACTTTTTAAGAAACTTTACGACGGAGAGGAGCTTTACCCGCAAAAAGATGGTCTTGCCAAAGAACTAGATGTGGATGTGCGGACATTGCGGCGATATCTCAATGAAATACACACGCTTTATGGTGAGGTTATTTTGGTTGAGAAAAAACGGATGTTGCGAGAGGGTAGACTAGTGGGTGTGTATCGACGCATCAAAGAAAAAGAAGATTTGCCAAAGGTTGTGAAGTTTTTGATGGAGGAGTCAAATGAGTTAAGCTGGATTTTGCCTCTTATTTTAGAAAACGACCCATCTCTACTGCGTGAAGAGAAAAAAGCAGTGAGAGAAAAAGTTGAAAAGATGGTGGCTCAGGATAAGGAGTTGTTTTTGTTTCGCTCTAACCCCTTTGAAAATGTCGGTGACCCTGTGCTAAATAATTGTTTTACTAAATTAAAAACGGCAGTAAAAGAGCGGGAATATCGCAAAATCATTTACATGTATAGCCAAGAAGAGGTGCTAGAAAATGCCAAATGCCTAAAACTTATATTCTCTGAAAACAATTGGTATGTAGCGGTTGAGACAGAGCAAGAGGAGCTACGCATGTTGCGCGTTGCGTTTATCAAAGAGGTGCAGTATGCGCAAAAACGCAACGCATACCCCTTGCATATTTTGCACAAATATCATGGATTTTTTGAAACGATTCAAAACCCCTTTACCTTGCATGGAGTAGCTCGAAAAACAGCTATCTTGAAGGCTACTCCAGGGATTGCAAGGTATTTTAAAGAGGGCATGAAGCAATTTTTTGTCTCTCAGCAATTCATCCAAGAGCATGGAGATGGGAGTGTGGAGTTTAGGGTGGACTACACGCAAGATATGGAGATATTGCCATTTATCAGGAGGTGGTTACCTGATATTGTGGTGTTAGAACCATCTGGGCTTAAAAAAGCATTGGTTGAAAACTTACAAGCCGCCCTTAGGGCGCATAAAGAGTAA
- a CDS encoding GNAT family N-acetyltransferase, whose amino-acid sequence MIRQARHEDTKALAPLLYLAMGEIAHGLAGESSYEKTLAVLARYMGMSACRLSTENIWVYEEGGEVAGAMVLYAGAEACALDVPILHFLGREVPFEQECPPNGWYLDAIATAEAFRGRGIAKGLIEEGKVLGRARGHDKFWLVADAKQLALAAFYSALGFSVYEERSLLEHPYLLMGCDL is encoded by the coding sequence ATGATACGACAAGCGCGCCACGAAGACACAAAAGCGTTGGCACCCCTTTTGTATTTGGCCATGGGAGAGATTGCCCATGGGTTGGCAGGAGAGAGCTCTTATGAGAAAACCCTAGCGGTGCTTGCGCGCTACATGGGGATGAGCGCATGTCGGCTGAGCACTGAAAACATCTGGGTGTATGAAGAAGGGGGCGAAGTGGCAGGGGCGATGGTCCTTTACGCTGGAGCGGAGGCGTGCGCATTGGACGTGCCCATTTTGCATTTTTTGGGGCGAGAGGTGCCTTTTGAACAAGAGTGTCCGCCCAATGGCTGGTACCTTGACGCCATTGCCACCGCCGAGGCTTTTCGCGGGCGCGGCATCGCCAAGGGACTCATCGAAGAGGGTAAAGTGCTAGGAAGAGCGCGCGGGCACGACAAATTTTGGCTCGTGGCCGATGCCAAACAGCTCGCACTTGCAGCATTTTACAGCGCACTTGGGTTTAGTGTCTATGAAGAACGTAGCCTTTTGGAACATCCGTATCTCCTGATGGGATGCGACCTCTAG
- a CDS encoding IMPACT family protein, with the protein MQTLTEVANATLEIKKSTFHAYLVPFADFEMWREKLKSDHPKARHIVWAYRALNAYGQIVENQTDDGEPKGTSGPPALNALRGAQLIDAAVLVVRYFGGIKLGPGGLVRAYAGATNAAIDVAALVPFAPKRDVRFYVPYALVQRVEYWVEKEGCGTKERVFDATGATWTLALTKAQEEAFVSFTCAFEQEGLVWL; encoded by the coding sequence ATGCAAACCCTGACCGAAGTCGCCAATGCGACCCTTGAGATTAAAAAATCCACCTTTCACGCGTACCTTGTACCTTTTGCAGACTTTGAAATGTGGCGTGAAAAGCTCAAATCCGACCACCCAAAAGCCCGCCACATCGTCTGGGCGTACCGTGCGTTAAACGCCTACGGTCAGATTGTTGAAAACCAAACGGACGATGGTGAGCCCAAAGGCACCTCTGGCCCTCCTGCGCTTAATGCCTTGCGCGGCGCCCAACTCATCGACGCGGCCGTGCTTGTGGTGCGCTATTTTGGAGGCATTAAACTAGGCCCTGGAGGCTTGGTGCGCGCTTATGCAGGAGCAACCAACGCGGCCATCGACGTTGCGGCACTTGTCCCTTTTGCGCCCAAGCGCGACGTGCGTTTTTACGTGCCTTATGCTTTAGTGCAACGGGTGGAGTATTGGGTAGAAAAAGAAGGGTGTGGCACAAAAGAGCGGGTGTTTGACGCTACAGGGGCGACGTGGACGCTAGCACTCACAAAAGCGCAAGAAGAAGCTTTTGTGAGCTTTACCTGCGCTTTTGAGCAAGAAGGATTGGTATGGTTATGA
- a CDS encoding YceI family protein produces MKKFIVSLLFLALFLTGASAKDYVLDGAHSSVEFSVKHLMISSVKGNFDSYKATFAFDPATKTFSELKATVDTTSVNTANQKRDDHLRSPDFFDAANHPTLTFVMKSYVANGDVGVMKGDLTIRGITRSVELKTTINGIIADMQGKERVGFTLEGKVDRKDFGLTWNRALEAGGVVVGDEVKITVEVQMVAS; encoded by the coding sequence ATGAAAAAATTTATCGTTTCCTTGCTCTTCTTGGCTCTTTTTCTTACTGGTGCTTCGGCTAAAGACTACGTTCTTGATGGCGCCCACTCAAGCGTTGAGTTTTCTGTTAAACATTTGATGATTTCTAGTGTTAAAGGTAACTTTGATAGCTACAAAGCGACATTCGCCTTTGACCCTGCCACAAAGACCTTTTCTGAACTCAAAGCCACCGTCGACACAACAAGTGTCAATACTGCCAATCAAAAGCGGGATGACCACTTGCGTAGCCCTGATTTTTTTGACGCGGCTAACCACCCTACCCTCACCTTTGTCATGAAAAGCTACGTTGCCAACGGTGACGTTGGCGTAATGAAAGGCGACTTGACCATCCGCGGCATTACGCGATCCGTGGAACTCAAGACCACCATCAACGGCATTATTGCAGACATGCAGGGCAAAGAGCGTGTCGGCTTCACCCTTGAGGGTAAAGTAGACCGCAAAGACTTTGGACTCACATGGAATCGTGCCCTAGAAGCGGGTGGTGTTGTCGTAGGGGATGAGGTGAAAATTACCGTCGAAGTACAAATGGTCGCCTCATAA
- a CDS encoding phosphatidylglycerophosphatase A family protein, whose amino-acid sequence MRELFLTFFYSGRFPKAPGTVGTLAGAAVAVPIVQYLSLETLFLGALLLAIIGIKQIDAYEAAGGPHDDKSIVIDEVVGVWIALSISSGTLAQWVFSIVLFRVFDIWKPSVIGRIDKHVKGGLGVMGDDVIAGVIAGLCSSMLFGVMLKFGLA is encoded by the coding sequence ATGCGTGAGCTTTTTTTAACATTTTTCTACTCGGGGCGCTTTCCTAAAGCCCCTGGCACAGTTGGCACCTTGGCGGGCGCGGCTGTTGCTGTGCCCATCGTCCAATACCTCAGCCTTGAAACGCTATTTTTAGGTGCTTTGCTTTTGGCTATCATTGGCATCAAACAAATCGATGCTTACGAAGCAGCAGGTGGGCCGCATGACGATAAATCCATTGTTATTGATGAAGTTGTTGGCGTGTGGATAGCGCTAAGCATTAGCTCAGGAACCTTAGCCCAGTGGGTATTTAGCATCGTGCTGTTTCGAGTTTTTGACATTTGGAAACCCTCTGTCATCGGGCGCATTGACAAACACGTCAAAGGTGGCTTGGGTGTCATGGGGGACGATGTGATTGCTGGTGTAATTGCAGGGCTTTGCAGTAGTATGCTCTTTGGAGTGATGCTTAAATTTGGGCTAGCTTAA
- a CDS encoding sulfate adenylyltransferase: MVSPRKNKQLFIDKEALATLALAKEGILGKVTKLMNKEEAVSTNETGYYKGSPMPFSFIMAPNGRRNQEVITSCKTGEILDLIVGREKKGEVVVEDYFEIDKVKRITNIFGTYDPSDHETQVLLKRLGKLAISGEFTLDFDEVKESKERIRQAKEELGAKKITALMMTARPFHRAHERLLRMALEKADLLVIFLLKPNKIDPFSFELRLKSLQYFVDNYLPKNRVLIVPFENTYIFAGHNNPVLESIAAYNFGCTKLVIGQNHSGIGMYFDKNQPHSSLDRYKKDLPLEVVILSEFVYCNICKTLVSTKTCPHGQHHHIKYHSESLKALLTAGILPPAVLMRKDISAILLSELFPNRFENIQRIYDDIFPNAGLLESHDEKDFYLELMKLYQTTSLV, translated from the coding sequence ATGGTATCGCCAAGAAAAAATAAACAGCTGTTTATCGACAAAGAGGCACTGGCCACACTCGCCCTTGCCAAAGAGGGCATTTTGGGAAAAGTCACCAAGCTTATGAACAAAGAAGAAGCCGTAAGCACCAACGAAACAGGGTATTACAAGGGTTCTCCTATGCCTTTTTCGTTTATTATGGCACCCAACGGACGGCGTAACCAAGAGGTCATCACTAGTTGCAAGACAGGCGAAATACTAGACCTCATTGTCGGGCGAGAAAAAAAAGGTGAGGTTGTCGTAGAAGACTACTTTGAAATTGACAAAGTTAAGCGCATCACCAACATCTTTGGCACCTATGACCCGAGTGACCATGAAACACAAGTGCTTCTTAAGCGCCTGGGAAAGCTTGCCATTAGCGGGGAATTTACCCTCGATTTTGATGAAGTCAAAGAGTCTAAAGAGCGCATCAGACAAGCCAAAGAGGAGCTGGGTGCTAAAAAAATCACTGCACTCATGATGACAGCGCGCCCTTTTCATCGCGCCCACGAGCGCTTGCTGCGTATGGCACTTGAAAAGGCTGATTTATTAGTCATTTTTCTTCTTAAACCCAACAAAATCGACCCTTTTTCTTTTGAACTGCGCTTGAAAAGCTTGCAGTATTTTGTAGACAATTACCTGCCTAAAAACCGTGTACTCATCGTTCCCTTTGAAAACACCTACATTTTTGCAGGGCACAACAACCCTGTACTTGAGAGTATCGCGGCGTATAACTTTGGGTGCACCAAGCTTGTCATCGGACAAAACCACAGCGGAATTGGGATGTATTTTGACAAAAACCAACCCCACTCTAGTTTGGACCGCTACAAAAAAGACTTGCCCCTTGAAGTGGTGATTCTCTCAGAATTTGTCTACTGCAACATCTGCAAGACACTCGTGAGCACCAAAACCTGCCCACACGGCCAACACCACCACATCAAATACCACTCCGAATCCCTTAAAGCCCTCCTTACTGCGGGGATTTTACCCCCTGCGGTACTCATGCGTAAAGACATCTCTGCTATCTTGCTTAGTGAGCTTTTTCCTAACCGTTTTGAAAATATTCAGCGCATTTACGACGACATTTTCCCTAACGCCGGGCTATTGGAAAGCCACGATGAAAAAGACTTCTACTTAGAACTGATGAAACTTTACCAAACCACTTCACTTGTTTAA
- a CDS encoding response regulator yields the protein MKILIVENEIYLAQSIASRLNDLGYTCDNAATIKEALRDEHYDAILLSTNISGQNFYPVIEKHKSSIIILMISYISNDTVSNPIKAGAKDYIQKPFMIEELIRKLQHLREFDALTQENATYKSYLEHLFENLHTKKIDRRTAFPVLIKTDYQKDADALVFEFAKAIKEPFAFISLSQPGAIERIIKAPRGQLLYLINLQAIKKSEKSKIFNLVENRRAILSSTDTNEEDLTETIVLQSELKIFDHGDILCIDDYVKYVITTFQAKFPDTELSKKLGISRKSLWEKRKKYGIAKKK from the coding sequence ATGAAGATCTTAATCGTTGAAAATGAAATCTATCTGGCTCAAAGCATTGCCTCACGGCTGAATGACCTTGGCTATACATGTGACAATGCTGCCACCATCAAAGAGGCGCTACGAGACGAACACTACGACGCAATCCTCCTCTCCACCAACATTTCGGGGCAGAATTTTTACCCTGTTATCGAAAAGCATAAATCCTCCATCATTATCCTAATGATTTCTTACATCAGTAACGACACGGTCTCCAACCCCATTAAGGCAGGGGCAAAGGATTACATCCAAAAGCCTTTCATGATCGAGGAGCTCATCCGCAAACTCCAGCACCTCAGAGAATTTGATGCGCTCACTCAAGAAAATGCGACGTACAAGTCTTATCTAGAGCATCTTTTTGAAAATCTACATACCAAAAAAATTGACCGACGCACCGCTTTTCCTGTGCTCATTAAAACAGATTATCAAAAAGACGCCGACGCCTTGGTGTTTGAATTTGCCAAAGCTATCAAAGAACCTTTTGCTTTTATTTCGCTCTCTCAGCCTGGTGCTATTGAGCGCATCATCAAAGCTCCACGCGGACAGCTACTCTACCTCATCAACCTCCAAGCCATCAAAAAAAGTGAAAAAAGCAAGATTTTCAACCTCGTTGAAAACAGACGTGCCATTCTCTCCTCCACTGACACCAATGAAGAAGACCTTACAGAGACCATTGTGCTCCAATCAGAGCTCAAGATTTTCGACCATGGCGATATTTTGTGCATCGATGATTATGTTAAATATGTTATAACAACTTTTCAGGCTAAGTTTCCTGACACAGAACTTTCTAAAAAACTAGGCATTAGCCGCAAAAGCTTATGGGAAAAGAGGAAAAAGTATGGTATCGCCAAGAAAAAATAA
- a CDS encoding bifunctional 2-C-methyl-D-erythritol 4-phosphate cytidylyltransferase/2-C-methyl-D-erythritol 2,4-cyclodiphosphate synthase, which translates to MPDLSLVMLGAGSSMRFGLPVKKQWLRVGCDPLWLVATKRLVAMHPFAKVIIVAPKAELAYMRHFGDFTFCEGGDTRQESLKAALLHVNTPHVMVSDIARACVPQEVIARLLGSAGCADVIVPACKVTDTAFFQDDPINREEVRLIQTPQLSHTQALKNALKTDVCFTDDSSAIKANGGTAWYVEGDERAHKLTFAGDLAKLSCLDAPSPFMFTGNGFDVHAFSDVGPMMLGGVEVSQTQGFKAHSDGDVALHALTDAILGAACAGDIGEFFPDTDPAYKGADSGVLLGKVVEFVKSVGFEMVHCDITIIAQTPKLGAFKDAMRRRIASLVGLSPSQINVKATTTEHLGFVGRNEGVAVQASATLKFYDWTRA; encoded by the coding sequence GTGCCTGATTTGTCGTTAGTAATGCTCGGAGCGGGAAGCTCTATGCGCTTTGGCCTTCCAGTAAAAAAACAGTGGTTACGTGTCGGTTGCGACCCGTTGTGGCTTGTGGCTACCAAACGCCTTGTAGCAATGCATCCCTTTGCCAAGGTTATCATTGTTGCACCCAAAGCAGAGCTTGCCTATATGCGCCACTTTGGGGATTTTACCTTTTGCGAAGGAGGCGACACCCGCCAAGAATCTCTCAAAGCCGCGCTTTTACATGTAAACACGCCTCACGTCATGGTTAGCGACATCGCAAGGGCTTGCGTTCCCCAAGAAGTCATCGCGCGTCTGCTTGGAAGTGCAGGATGTGCTGATGTGATTGTGCCTGCTTGCAAGGTGACTGATACCGCTTTTTTTCAAGATGACCCCATTAATCGTGAGGAAGTTAGGCTTATCCAAACCCCCCAACTCTCCCACACCCAAGCCCTCAAAAATGCCCTAAAGACAGATGTTTGCTTTACCGACGATAGCAGTGCCATTAAGGCAAATGGCGGCACAGCGTGGTATGTTGAGGGCGATGAGCGCGCCCACAAGCTCACCTTTGCAGGCGATTTGGCCAAACTCTCTTGTCTTGATGCGCCCTCCCCTTTTATGTTCACGGGCAACGGGTTTGACGTACATGCTTTTAGTGACGTTGGGCCGATGATGCTTGGGGGCGTAGAAGTCTCCCAAACCCAAGGCTTCAAAGCCCACTCTGATGGCGACGTGGCCCTACACGCCCTCACAGACGCGATTTTAGGCGCGGCGTGCGCAGGGGACATTGGGGAGTTTTTTCCCGACACGGACCCCGCGTACAAAGGGGCAGATTCGGGTGTTTTGCTGGGCAAAGTGGTGGAATTTGTCAAAAGCGTGGGTTTTGAGATGGTGCATTGCGACATCACCATCATCGCCCAAACCCCAAAACTTGGTGCCTTCAAAGATGCAATGCGCCGACGTATTGCATCTTTAGTAGGGCTTTCACCTTCGCAAATTAATGTTAAAGCTACCACCACGGAACACCTCGGATTCGTGGGGCGCAACGAAGGGGTTGCTGTGCAGGCAAGCGCTACATTAAAATTTTATGATTGGACACGCGCATGA
- a CDS encoding sensor histidine kinase, with the protein MEIILFIYGLAFFVLGILAFFVKTKQSQIFFAKKIWLLGAFGISHALVEWVFLYSYVKPQLHDVLIAFKSFFLVISYFFLFEFSRFIIRESFKHKQHPLHFLFYLYDSRIIYPISITNFFILVMLDPSYDGIISAVRYTYGFFGSLFLGIGLYFYGESLKKTPYAEKLKLYFKIPGVAFIFYAFIAIIAVYPTNYFPGNTFNAAWFLETFGFPVQFFRAFCAIIITACSVKALQIFNEEVDLKLTHSLSQIKRFSSDVSHELKTPLTSIKGELEIALKKNRTAQEYQNTLSSALEGVNTLQSIVKNLLMLAYMEKKSLAKHFTRNQADDIVLKCIEELWPVASKKQIDLHVNDLENTPVLCDELLLQQVFFNLIENAIKYSPKDTTITLSLTRTPTHAKLVVSDNGPGVSEDKIAHLFDRFYRCDEARSRNVQGYGLGLSIAKQIILAHTGTITAHNHATSGLVVVVTLPLATNKN; encoded by the coding sequence ATGGAAATAATCCTCTTTATTTACGGTCTTGCTTTTTTTGTGCTTGGCATTCTTGCTTTTTTTGTCAAGACCAAACAAAGCCAAATCTTTTTTGCTAAAAAAATCTGGCTCTTGGGAGCATTTGGCATCTCCCACGCTTTAGTCGAGTGGGTGTTTCTCTACAGTTATGTCAAGCCTCAACTGCACGATGTGCTCATCGCTTTTAAATCCTTTTTTCTTGTCATTTCCTATTTCTTTTTATTTGAATTTTCCCGTTTTATCATCCGCGAAAGCTTTAAACATAAACAGCACCCTCTTCATTTTCTCTTCTATCTTTACGATAGTCGCATTATTTATCCCATCAGCATCACTAATTTTTTCATTCTCGTCATGCTCGACCCTTCGTACGATGGGATTATTTCCGCCGTGCGCTATACCTATGGATTTTTTGGTTCTCTTTTTTTGGGCATTGGGCTTTATTTTTACGGAGAATCCCTCAAAAAGACCCCTTACGCAGAAAAGCTCAAACTCTATTTTAAAATCCCAGGGGTCGCTTTTATTTTTTACGCTTTTATAGCCATTATTGCCGTTTATCCCACAAATTACTTTCCTGGAAACACCTTCAATGCTGCGTGGTTTTTAGAGACATTTGGCTTTCCTGTGCAGTTTTTCAGGGCATTTTGTGCCATCATCATAACCGCATGTTCGGTAAAAGCGTTGCAAATCTTTAACGAAGAAGTGGATTTAAAGCTCACCCATTCGCTAAGTCAAATCAAACGTTTTTCTTCTGATGTTTCCCATGAACTCAAAACCCCGTTGACATCCATAAAAGGCGAACTAGAAATAGCTTTAAAAAAAAACCGCACGGCGCAAGAGTATCAAAACACCCTCTCTTCTGCCCTTGAAGGCGTCAATACCCTTCAATCCATCGTCAAAAATCTTTTAATGCTCGCCTACATGGAGAAGAAATCCCTTGCCAAGCACTTCACCCGCAATCAAGCTGATGATATTGTCCTAAAGTGCATTGAAGAGCTGTGGCCTGTTGCTTCCAAAAAACAGATTGACTTACATGTAAACGACCTTGAAAATACACCTGTTTTATGCGACGAGTTACTGCTACAACAAGTGTTTTTTAACCTTATCGAAAACGCCATCAAATACAGCCCCAAAGACACCACTATCACCCTAAGCCTCACGCGCACACCAACCCATGCTAAGCTTGTTGTAAGTGACAACGGCCCTGGTGTTTCTGAAGATAAAATAGCACACCTTTTTGATAGGTTTTACCGGTGCGATGAGGCAAGGTCGCGCAACGTTCAAGGCTATGGTCTTGGGCTGTCCATTGCCAAACAAATCATTCTTGCACACACTGGAACCATCACAGCACACAACCATGCTACGAGCGGATTGGTTGTCGTGGTAACACTTCCCCTTGCCACTAACAAAAATTAA
- a CDS encoding response regulator transcription factor, protein MKLLLIEDDIKILSFVKKGLEEEGFLVDTAQDGSSGFYLASEFPYDALVVDWMLPGIQGDQLCMRLRAKKITTPVLMLTAKNTLEEKVHGLNCGADDYLCKPFEFAELVARLNALLRRTSYHFDETITLDTLKITVPKRHVSRSNRLINLTSKEFDMLMLLLLNKGSVLTHTQLQEKIWGISESTSSNVINVFIHHLRQKIDTEGEKKLIKTVRGSGYKIDDT, encoded by the coding sequence ATGAAACTTTTACTCATCGAAGATGACATCAAAATCCTCTCTTTCGTCAAAAAAGGCCTCGAAGAGGAAGGGTTTTTGGTGGACACGGCACAAGATGGCTCTAGCGGATTTTACCTAGCAAGTGAATTTCCCTACGACGCACTCGTTGTTGATTGGATGCTTCCTGGCATTCAAGGAGACCAACTCTGCATGCGTTTACGTGCTAAAAAAATCACCACACCGGTGCTCATGCTCACAGCTAAAAACACCCTTGAAGAGAAAGTCCACGGACTAAATTGTGGCGCGGATGACTACTTGTGCAAACCCTTTGAGTTTGCAGAACTTGTTGCCAGACTCAACGCCCTTTTGCGTCGCACTTCTTACCATTTTGACGAAACTATCACATTAGATACCCTAAAGATTACAGTTCCCAAACGCCATGTGTCTCGTTCAAATCGCCTCATTAACCTCACCAGCAAAGAGTTTGATATGCTCATGCTACTACTACTCAACAAGGGAAGTGTTTTAACCCACACCCAACTGCAAGAAAAAATCTGGGGCATCAGTGAATCTACCTCTAGCAACGTCATCAACGTTTTCATTCACCATTTGCGCCAAAAAATAGACACCGAGGGGGAGAAAAAACTCATCAAAACCGTGCGAGGCTCAGGGTACAAAATCGATGATACTTAG
- a CDS encoding ethylbenzene dehydrogenase-related protein — translation MKKISCVLASALLAGSALYGGTGLTLESAKVKGVASLDAGDAAWASAKPIQIVVDQLPYQSEKYTGIKNTTVKMQSVYDSEYVYFKIEYADPTKSLERYPWEKQPDGTWKQLKNPDQFGKENTYYEDRVAMYWDISARGFERRGCAVACHMAENGKINGVDAGKTAGRKFTRAEGQLIDMWHSKGVRTDSVGQVDDQFVNHVADPSVNRNWGRNGDERTGGGYKDNINKEKTAPMYISSKAQPDLFWIHDADKAPFVDTFKAGDRIPAMVVSPFEGSRGDISINSTWENGVWTYVMKRALVTKHPKSAEQDVQFSDLGKAYPFAVAVFDNSQINHVYHEGSISLTFK, via the coding sequence ATGAAAAAGATTTCATGCGTGTTGGCAAGTGCTTTGCTTGCGGGTTCTGCGCTGTATGGGGGCACTGGGCTGACGTTGGAGAGCGCTAAGGTGAAAGGCGTTGCTTCGCTAGACGCAGGTGACGCAGCTTGGGCAAGCGCTAAACCTATTCAGATTGTTGTAGACCAGCTTCCCTATCAGAGCGAAAAATACACAGGTATTAAAAACACCACCGTAAAGATGCAGTCCGTGTATGATAGTGAGTATGTCTACTTTAAAATCGAGTATGCTGACCCTACAAAAAGCCTTGAGCGTTATCCTTGGGAAAAACAACCCGATGGCACATGGAAGCAACTCAAAAACCCAGACCAGTTTGGAAAAGAAAATACCTATTATGAAGACAGAGTCGCCATGTATTGGGACATCAGCGCACGTGGGTTTGAGCGAAGAGGATGTGCTGTTGCTTGCCACATGGCAGAAAATGGCAAAATCAACGGCGTGGATGCTGGCAAAACAGCAGGACGAAAATTTACACGCGCGGAAGGACAACTCATCGATATGTGGCATTCAAAGGGCGTGCGAACGGATTCTGTCGGGCAAGTGGATGACCAGTTTGTGAACCATGTTGCAGACCCATCTGTCAATCGAAATTGGGGAAGAAACGGTGATGAGCGAACAGGCGGAGGCTATAAGGATAACATCAACAAAGAAAAAACTGCTCCTATGTATATTAGCTCCAAGGCACAGCCAGATTTATTTTGGATTCATGATGCAGACAAAGCTCCTTTTGTAGACACTTTTAAAGCAGGCGACAGAATCCCTGCGATGGTCGTCAGCCCGTTTGAGGGGTCTCGTGGGGATATTAGCATCAACTCAACATGGGAAAATGGCGTTTGGACATACGTGATGAAACGCGCCCTTGTAACCAAGCATCCAAAATCCGCAGAACAAGATGTGCAGTTTAGCGACCTTGGCAAAGCCTATCCTTTTGCCGTGGCTGTGTTTGACAATTCTCAAATCAACCACGTGTACCATGAGGGCTCCATTTCTTTAACCTTTAAGTAG